ATAAGACTAAAGAAGAATTATTTAATGAATTAGTTGATTATTCATCTGAGGGTATAAAAGAGATTATTAACTTGTTTGAACAGGAGTATTCACCCAAAAAACTAATAAAACAATTTGTTGATGTAGTATATAACGACATGAAAAATGATGAAGAACTAGCTAATCTATTAGTTCTTTTGGCACAATCATTTTTGTCAGGAGCAGCCAATATTAAACAAGATGAAATTATCCAACTTAATATTAAAGCACTACAAGCTACTGCTAAGCTTATTGAAAGAGGGCAGAGTCTAGGTGAATTCCGTCCTGGAAATCCGTATGAATTAGCGGAGTATTTCTATTCAGCAATACAAGGATTAGCGGTTATGAAAATCACATTAAAAGATAGATTTATTATGCCATCCCCATCTGTAATAACTGCTTTTTTATTTAAGGAAGGAGAATAATATATGATATCGGAAGATTATAAGTTAACAGTAATTCGAGCGGACAAATTGGATTTTGATGTTAGGCAACAAATGTCCGAAATATTTGCAGAGGGATTTACACAATGGCTTGGCTATTTTTCAAAGGATAAAAACATAATAGCAAAAGCATTTGCCCATATGTTTGTTTTAGACCAATTTTATGTAGCAGTTGAGGGTAATAAAATTGCGGGAATGGCTGCGTGTACTGACTGTAGAACACTGGCGTTGAAATTAAATAAAAAAGAATTGAGAAAGCACTTAGGCTTTTTAAAGGGTAGTATTGCAGGAGTTGTTTTAAAAAAAGAATTTGAAAATCCTTTTAAAAATCCACCTCTTGAAACAGGTTCTATCGAATTAGTTGGAACAGCAACTGAATTTAGAGGGAAGGGTGTGGCATCGCAGATTATACGCTATATTATTAGAAATACTATCTATCGAACGTATTTAATTGAAGAAGTTGCTGATACGAATACACCAGCAATGAATCTATATAAGAAATTGGGTTTTGAGGAATACAGACGAAAACCTGTCCCACAAAAGAGGGCTGAGAAAATTGGGATAAATAATTTTATAGCTTTAAAATATATTAAATAATAGTAAATAAAAACAATTAAATTTCCCTTGACATTGTTCGTAAACAGATATATATTTAAGATAAGTGGTACGTACCACTTAATATAATATTTAAGGTGTGATTGTTTGAGAACTATAGATAAGCAGAATAGAATGCCTTTGTATTCCCAACTAATGGATATAATCCTGGATATGATTGAAGAAGGTGATTTAAATGCAGATGATCAATTACCTTCAGAAAGAGAACTATGTGAAAAATATGATGTAAGCAGGTCTACAGTAAGACAAGCTATACAGGAATTAGAGAAAGAAGGTTATATATATAGATTACATGGCAAAGGAACATTTATATCTCCAAAAAGGTTTAAACAAGATTTATTAAAGTTTTATAGTTTTACGGAAGAAATGAAGAAAATAGGTAAAGTACCAACTTCAAAGGTTTTAGATTTTAATATTATAGAGTGTAATGAAAAACTATCAAGAAAAATGAAGTTAAAAGTTGGTGATAGCTTATATATCTTTACAAGACTTAGATTAGCAGATAACGAACCTATGATGTTGGAAACAAGTTATGTGCCTTGCCATAGGTTTCCAGGTTTAACTAAAAAGCAATTAGAACAAATGCCTATGTACGATATCTTTTCAAAGCTATATAATGTTTCAATTACATCAGCTGAAGAAACTTTTCAGTCAGTTCTTACTAGGGAAGAAGAAGCATATATATTAATGTATACAAATGGTTTTCCTAGTACTATGATTGAGAGAACTACTTATGAAAATGAAGATGTAATTGAATACACCAAAGGAATTGCAAGAGGGGATAGATTTAAATACTCAATTTTACTAAAAAAATAAATTTTTAAACCAACTGGTAATGACGTCATGATAACAATTAATTTAATAGGAGTGTGATTATATGTTTTATTATAGCGTTGACAAATGGCGGCAATTAAATGGCTTTCATACAGCAACTGAGATTAGTCAACAACCAGAATTATGGACTGATGCATTAAATCATATTGAATCAAATATAGAGTACATAAGAGGCTTTTTAAAAGATGCTTTAGATAAGGATGGATTGAGAGTAATATTTACAGGTGCTGGTTCATCGTCTTATATTGGAGATTTAGTAACTCCATTTTTAAATAGTAAAGAGAGATATATCTATGAATCGATACCTACCACAAGCATTGTTACAAATCCAGATGTATATTTCAAAACGGATATCCCAACATTATTAGTTTCTTTTGCAAGATCAGGTGATAGCCCTGAGAGTATTGCTGTATATAATTTAGCAAATCAACTTATAAACGATGTAAAACATGTATTTATTACATGTAATAAAGATGGACAATTATCAAAAATATCAGAAGGAAATGAAAATATACTTTTAATATTAATGCCTGAAAAATCAAATGATAAGGGTTTTGCAATGACAAGTAGCTTTTCATGTATGACTCTTACATCATTATTAATATTTAATCTAGATAATTTTGAGTATTTAAAAGAACAAGTAATTAAAATGGTTGATATCGGAAAGCAAATAATAGAAAATGGTCTAAATGATTTAAAGACAATAATAGATACGGATTTTGAAAGAATTGTATATCTTAGCTCAA
The DNA window shown above is from Tissierella sp. Yu-01 and carries:
- a CDS encoding SIS domain-containing protein — encoded protein: MFYYSVDKWRQLNGFHTATEISQQPELWTDALNHIESNIEYIRGFLKDALDKDGLRVIFTGAGSSSYIGDLVTPFLNSKERYIYESIPTTSIVTNPDVYFKTDIPTLLVSFARSGDSPESIAVYNLANQLINDVKHVFITCNKDGQLSKISEGNENILLILMPEKSNDKGFAMTSSFSCMTLTSLLIFNLDNFEYLKEQVIKMVDIGKQIIENGLNDLKTIIDTDFERIVYLSSSNFNGLAKESSLKLLELTRGQIVTLSETAVGFRHGPKSIIDDNTIIFVYISDHSYTRKYESDLLNEIYNDDGNHKIVAISNKFYSEISEICNCYISLDKYGFNIDEEGLLSLLYLIFAQIFALFVSIKTSVEPDNPNPSGKVNRVVKGINIYKFQ
- a CDS encoding GntR family transcriptional regulator, yielding MRTIDKQNRMPLYSQLMDIILDMIEEGDLNADDQLPSERELCEKYDVSRSTVRQAIQELEKEGYIYRLHGKGTFISPKRFKQDLLKFYSFTEEMKKIGKVPTSKVLDFNIIECNEKLSRKMKLKVGDSLYIFTRLRLADNEPMMLETSYVPCHRFPGLTKKQLEQMPMYDIFSKLYNVSITSAEETFQSVLTREEEAYILMYTNGFPSTMIERTTYENEDVIEYTKGIARGDRFKYSILLKK
- a CDS encoding TetR/AcrR family transcriptional regulator, encoding MPRTKEQFEEMRKATRDKIQFAAMQLFVQKGFGSTNVQEIADLADISIGLLYRHYKTKEELFNELVDYSSEGIKEIINLFEQEYSPKKLIKQFVDVVYNDMKNDEELANLLVLLAQSFLSGAANIKQDEIIQLNIKALQATAKLIERGQSLGEFRPGNPYELAEYFYSAIQGLAVMKITLKDRFIMPSPSVITAFLFKEGE
- a CDS encoding GNAT family N-acetyltransferase is translated as MISEDYKLTVIRADKLDFDVRQQMSEIFAEGFTQWLGYFSKDKNIIAKAFAHMFVLDQFYVAVEGNKIAGMAACTDCRTLALKLNKKELRKHLGFLKGSIAGVVLKKEFENPFKNPPLETGSIELVGTATEFRGKGVASQIIRYIIRNTIYRTYLIEEVADTNTPAMNLYKKLGFEEYRRKPVPQKRAEKIGINNFIALKYIK